One Anatilimnocola floriformis genomic window, CGACGGGTATCACGATCGATACTACGGCAATTCCTGATTCGGCGGACCCAACACTTCGCGGCTTGTCCACTAATCGACCGAATCCGCCGCGCGCCCGACGATATCTCCTCGGCCAACATCTCGAAATGGAGAACTGCTACTGCGAACAGCACGGTAACGTGCTGGTTATCAAACGCCGAGAGATGGCGAAATAACATGAGGCTCGCTGCATCACAACGTCGTCGATCACTCCGTGCTCGATGGGTTGAGGTTAACCAACCGCGCGCCGCCGAAAGAGCTCCGCGACTTTCGGCACTTTGGCGAGTGGAGGTTAGAGCAGAGACTGCGTTGGTGGTGAGGCGAACTTCAAACTCTACACGCCAAAACCGGAACTTCGCGGGGGTCGTTCCTCGGCGCGTGATGAGTCACCTCAACCCACCGATTTCGGAGAAATCGGCGACAATGGCTTACTTTCCATCTGCCGGCAGATCGAATGGCAGGTCGTTCTTGCCGCGTTTGACTTCCGCGGTTAGCGGCGTGGTGTGCAGTTGCGAGTATTTTTCGGGGACGAGCCAGGTGACTTTGCCGGGGACAAGTCGCTTGCCGGGGGCGCCCGGCGTGGCGAGTTCGTCTTCGATTGATTTAGGTTCGACGATACTGCTGGGGCCGATGCTGGTGGCTTGGATCACGACGCGATGGCTGCCGATCCAGGCGCCGTCACCGGGTTTGCTCGTCGTGAGCGTGTAGCTGCCGTTTTTAATTTCGCCCACGGCAGCCGGACCGCCGCTGGGAGTAAACATGATCGTGCCGCTGGGGACGGGTTGGCCGCCGACGCTTACCGTGCCACTGACCTTGGCCAGCTTGTTGTCGGAGCAGCCGATGAGGATTGGCAGCGTCGACAACAAAAAGAGAAAGACGCCGCGCGGCATGTTAGTAATTTCCACCAGGCACCACTTCGCCATCCTGACAGGCAGCCAGCATTTGATAGATGTTCATTTCTAGGCCGGTCCGCAGGAAGCTCACATGGCCGTCGGCGAACACAAAGTTTGCTCCGCCCGGATGCTGACTTCCCAGCGGCGAGTCGTTTTCGTTGTCAGCCAGCAACGGCACGATGGCGTTGATGGGGAATCGCGTGTTGCGCATATCGCGTCCATACGACCGATCGGCGGGTAAGCAATTCGGTTTGATGCACGCACTGCCGACGATCCAACCGACGGGCCCACCTTGGGTCGCCACGCCATAACCTGGCCCGAGTCCCCACAACTGCGCGTGACACGATTCGCCGACGGCCATCGTGTTCGACGTGCCGTCGGTGATCTCGGCGAGTTTGCGGCGCTGATTGATATTGAAGATGCCGTCGAGATAAACATCGCCCCGCCAGCCGTGGCTATCGCGCACCCGGCCACCTGCAATGCCGAAGAAATTGCGGCGGTTCTTTGTCGTCAGCCATTTGGCATCGCTCGGACAGGTGTAGGTCGCAATCGGCACCGCGCCGAGCACGTTCACATGATTGGCCACGTTGTAGCCCAGCGAGTCGTCGTATCGATCGGAGATATTCCGCTGCTCGATATACGGCAGCAACCGCGTCCACATCGCATTGCCTCGGCAATCGGCAGCCGTGCAATGGATCGACAGTTCCACTTCCATGCCGGCCGGCAGCCAGACGTGCGTGTCGTTGTAATTGTGAATGGCCAGGCCGATTTGACGCGAATGATTCTGGCAAGTCGTTCGGCGGGCTGCTTCGCGGGCGGCCTGCACGGCCGGCAAGAGCAACGCGACCAGTACGCCGATGATGGCAATGACGACCAGCAATTCGACAAGCGTAAAAGCTCGCCGCGCGATGGAAAAGCGATTCATAGGTAGGCCCTCCAGGCCTCAAGTAAACATGCCTGGATGCGAGCCGTCAACTAAATGTTTCATCCCGTCACGATTACGAAGATGAGTCCGCTACGAACTTCTGATTCTCTTGACGGATTCTGGCAGCCGCTTCGTCGTAGAGAAAAGGAAGATAGGCGTAACGCTTGCCGCGAGTGATTTTCGTCGCTTCGTGAAGCAGCGAACAAGAAAAGACGACCGCGCCGCCGGCCGGGGCTTCGTATTGCAACCGGCCGAACTCCGGAAAGCGCAAGCGGCCGCCATCGTACTCGCCCGTGTTGAGATTGAGCGAGACGGCGAACTTGCGGTGGGCTGTTCCCTTCGTCGTATTGTCGCGATGGGCACGAAAATGCCCGCCGTCATTGGCGTCGTAACAAGCGACGATGTGCCGTTCGATGCGCGTCGCATGAAATTGAAAGGCGCGCTGGATCTCCGGGCCGACTCGATCGTGCACGGCAAACATCGCTCGCTTGCGCAGATCTTCGTCGGCAATCTCACAGTCCTTCCGCTGCTTGTGATCGGGGTTGTGAATCTCGACCGTCTTGCCGTTCACATCTTTCATGAATCCTGAAACCTCACCGCCCTGCGTTTCGTAGTAAGCGATCAGCTCGCGGCAGAGCGCCGGCTCAAAGACTCGCGGCACGATCAGAATCGGCGCTTGCACCGCTGCCAACGATTCGGCGGGGAGCGGCGGCAGACGATCGAGGATCGCTTGCAGTTGTTTTAGATGCTCGTCGGCACGATTGTCTTCCAGCAACAGCGTGGCGACGGTGCGCAGTCGTTCATCGATCACGACTGTCATCCGGCGATACAGGTCACGTTGTTCTGGCGACGACACCGGATCGAGCGTCGCGGCGCCGAACTGTTTGCTCGCGCTCCGATCGAGATCGTAGACAAACCGCACGCCGTTGCCCCGATCAGCCAAGCGGTTTTGTTCCTGATCCTGTGGATCGACACTCACGCCAACAAAACCCACGTTGTCGTAATCAAAGCGCTGACCGATCGCAGCCAAGCCGCGCAGTAACTGCTGGCTCGTCGCGTCGCCCGCGGAGCGGAAGAAGCTGACGACCAGATAACGGCCGGCGTGCGAATCGAGCTTGTAAGGGATTCCGGCGATCGATGTCGCCAGCAACCAGGGAGCAGGATCACCATTCTGAAGCAGAGCTTTGGCTTGCGGCATGAGCGATGGTCTGTGAAGGCAAAAGTGAAGTGGAGTTGTCTATCGTAACTCGATTGGCAACGTGCTGGCACGCTCGCGGTAGCAGCAGATCATTTCCTTTGGCCCGCTGATTGCATAATGGTCTGGCAGCCAGTTTGGACGCTGGAACCATCCACGATAGCAAGGAGGCTTACCATGAAAACCGCCAACCCAGTTCACTTTATCGGTGGTTTGTTTCTCGAGTTCGGTGCTGCTGCCGCTGCAATCGCGGTTCTTTGGCCAACTCACAAGGCAGAAGTGTTGCCACCACCGCCACAACCGGTCGAATGGTCAATGTCGCAGCCTGCTCCCTTGGCTCAAGCCCCTATCTATTTTCAGAACGACGCTTTTCAAAATGATGCAGTTCGCGAACGCGAGAGCTTCGCGACTCGCCCGTTGCTGCCGCCAGCTCCCGCGCCGCGGTCGGCCGAATCGGACCGCTATTTCGTCCGCAACTCGTTCAGCACGAGCGACTATCGCCCAGCCGAACCACTGCCGCAGCGCGAACTGCCGCCTGCGTATTCGCAGCGGGAAACCTCGTTTTCGCGGCCACAAACCGCCTATTCGCAACAGCAACCGAATGCGTATCCGCAGCAGCAAACCAACTATTCGCAGCAACAAACTGCTGTGGCTCGGCCGCGTGTGCGAACCTTTGCGAACGATCAGTATTCGCCAGCTCCCGCCTATCGCACTGCCGAACGCTTGGATGACAACTACCACAGCCGCTACTAAGCATTGTTGATCACTGACGCCTGCCGGCGAGTCGCGCTCCCTCATCCGATTAGTTCTTCTTTCTCGCGCCCCACAGCTGCCCTTGGCAGCCTTCTTTCTCAAGCCGCCCGACGTGCCGCCACACGTCATCTTCTGGCGATGCTGTCTCAACTCTGGCCTGGCCAATCTCATTTTGAGCCGCTGTTTTCACCTGCCGGTCTTCAACGATTTTTCGTCCCTGGCAAAATCTGCGGCTGATCGAATGTTGATCCGCCGGGCTGGCGACCAACCAGAACACTCACAACGGCGAGCAGACCAAAAGATTCTGTAAAAAGATTCGGCCAATGCTAGCGAGTCATCTCGATGGCTGAGAACCTATCGCTTCGGTTGCTGCGGAGACATCGTCGCCGCCAGAATGCTGCAAAGAATTAAACCCATCAGCAGACCGATGCCAATCACGCCGAGGAAGGCGTAGGGAGCGGGGATGACTTGTTCCAAGCCGTGATTGAGCGACACGCCGAAGATCGAGCAGAGCGTGACGATCGGAAAGAAGAAGGCCGCGAGCAAGTTGAGGCGGTGCGCAGCAAGAGCCATCTGATGGGCAGCGGCGGTTTGCTCTTCCGTCTTTTTGGCGAGGGCAAACTCGAGCGCTGTCTGCACTTCATTGAGTAGCAGTTCCGCGGCGCGTTCGATTTCATACGCGCGGTCGCGAAAGTTGATCAAATCGCGATCACCCGAGATCAGTGTGCGACCTTCTTGCAGCGCGACGTGCAAGTTGCGCGTGCTCCGCTGCAGCGGGCTCATCGCTTCGATGATGTTGAACATCTGATCGACGGTCGTCGCATTCTCTTCCAGACGGTCAAACTTTTCGACGAGATCGCTGTACTCGCCCAGATGCTTGGTGATCGAGACGGCCCCTGGTCCCAACTCATTCGAGATCCACGAGCCATCGGGCTTGCGCCAAAAGAATCGACCGAAGCGTTCGTTGTCGTTCACCTTCGGCGGCCGATGCAGCACGAGCAGCAAGTGACCATCAGCAGCCATCGCGCGCTGTCGGCCCACCTTGTCGCCCAATCGTTCACGAATGGCAACAGGAATGTCCCAGGTCGGCGGCAGAATGTTCTTGGCAATCGGCATGCAATGTTCTCAGGGGCCAAAACTCAGAATGTAGAACGCAGAATGCAGAATTAGAAATTCAAAATGCATTTCATTTTGCATTCTGCGTTCTTCGTTCTTCGTTCTGCATTTTCCTAACCCTGCCAGCCACCTCGCTGATGAAAGGCAATCACCGCGTCGACCAGTTCGTCGGGGCCGTCGCGGAGCACGTCGCAGGCGGGCAAGCCGAACTCCGCTTTGATGCGGGCTCGTTCGGCGGCTGCGGCAGCGGCGTCGATTCGTCGGCTGTTGATCGCTATTCCAATGACTTCGCATCTCTGATGGATATTCGCCATCAGCTCAAACATCTTTTTAATTTCCGCAAGTGGTGGAATCTTCACGCTTTCCACGCCGGTGACGGTGTCGCGGCCCACCTCGTAACACAAAATTAACGCCTGCGGAGCACAGCCATGCAGCAAGCTGAGCGTGACGCCGGAATAAGACGGATGGACCAAGCTCCCCTGCCCTTCAACCAGCAGGATCTGATGGTGCTGATGCTCAAGTACCATCTTTTCGGCGGCTCCGGAAACGAAGTCGGCGACGATGCAATCGATGGGTAAGCCGTCCCCTTCGATCATGATGCCGGTTTGGCCGGTGGCGATAAACTTCGAGTCCCAGCCGCGCTTCTTCAGCGCATTCGTGATTTCGACCGACACCACCATCTTGCCGATGCTGCAATCGTGACCGACGGTATGCACTCGCAGGCAATCGGGCCGCAGTCCTTTCCGCCGCGCGATCGACTTTTCGCTGTTGCTGCGAACGTCGATCAACTTCACGCCGGCCTGATCGGCAGCCGCTTTGAACTCGGCGTCGTTATTCAGAAAATCATGCAGACCGGAGAGGATGTCCATCTTCCGCGAAATGGCCTCGAGGATGATCGGCCGCCAGCTGGCCGGAATCTTTCCTCCCGGCGGCGCGATACCCAGCAACAGCGTGTTGGCCCCGGGCGCCTCGGCGAGCTTGGCGATGACCGGTACCGGTTCGCCGGTGGTGACGGCCAGCAGTTCGCGGCTGGTTTTGCCGACCTGGGTGCTATCGAGCATCGCGACAACTTCTTCGCGGCGGTAGCGAATGACATTGGCCGCGGTCTTCCCCGCGTGTGGTTCGGAGTGCCCTTCGGTGAGACAGACAATTTTGCGTGGCATGGCGCTAATCGATGAAGGTGAAAGTGCGAAATCCGCCGGATGGCGATTGTAGCGTGCGCAATTGTATCGCATTGAGCCAGGCACCCGCTGGCCCGCGCCGCTGAGCCAACGGCGCAGAAAAACCACCAAATTCTCGTAGCCGACCTTTGACTTTCACGCTATCCTGAGCGGGTATTCAGCGCTTCGTCCTCTCTCCTGTTCTTCGTTAGCGCGGCTGCGCCGATTCATCGGATCAACTATGCCTCTTCAACATCCCCAGCGCTCGGCGCGGGCGTTCACTCTCGTGGAACTCCTCGTCGTCATTGCCATCATCGGCGTCTTGGTGGCCCTGCTGCTTCCGGCGGTGCAAGCCGCTCGTGAATCAGCGCGGCGAATGCAATGTCAGAACCATCTCAAGCAGATGGGGCTGGCGTTTCATAACCATTTCGACACGATGGGCCATTATCCGACCGGCGGTTGGGGCTGGAACTATGTGGGTGA contains:
- a CDS encoding 2OG-Fe(II) oxygenase — its product is MPQAKALLQNGDPAPWLLATSIAGIPYKLDSHAGRYLVVSFFRSAGDATSQQLLRGLAAIGQRFDYDNVGFVGVSVDPQDQEQNRLADRGNGVRFVYDLDRSASKQFGAATLDPVSSPEQRDLYRRMTVVIDERLRTVATLLLEDNRADEHLKQLQAILDRLPPLPAESLAAVQAPILIVPRVFEPALCRELIAYYETQGGEVSGFMKDVNGKTVEIHNPDHKQRKDCEIADEDLRKRAMFAVHDRVGPEIQRAFQFHATRIERHIVACYDANDGGHFRAHRDNTTKGTAHRKFAVSLNLNTGEYDGGRLRFPEFGRLQYEAPAGGAVVFSCSLLHEATKITRGKRYAYLPFLYDEAAARIRQENQKFVADSSS
- a CDS encoding DUF1559 domain-containing protein; this translates as MNRFSIARRAFTLVELLVVIAIIGVLVALLLPAVQAAREAARRTTCQNHSRQIGLAIHNYNDTHVWLPAGMEVELSIHCTAADCRGNAMWTRLLPYIEQRNISDRYDDSLGYNVANHVNVLGAVPIATYTCPSDAKWLTTKNRRNFFGIAGGRVRDSHGWRGDVYLDGIFNINQRRKLAEITDGTSNTMAVGESCHAQLWGLGPGYGVATQGGPVGWIVGSACIKPNCLPADRSYGRDMRNTRFPINAIVPLLADNENDSPLGSQHPGGANFVFADGHVSFLRTGLEMNIYQMLAACQDGEVVPGGNY
- a CDS encoding DUF1611 domain-containing protein, with product MPRKIVCLTEGHSEPHAGKTAANVIRYRREEVVAMLDSTQVGKTSRELLAVTTGEPVPVIAKLAEAPGANTLLLGIAPPGGKIPASWRPIILEAISRKMDILSGLHDFLNNDAEFKAAADQAGVKLIDVRSNSEKSIARRKGLRPDCLRVHTVGHDCSIGKMVVSVEITNALKKRGWDSKFIATGQTGIMIEGDGLPIDCIVADFVSGAAEKMVLEHQHHQILLVEGQGSLVHPSYSGVTLSLLHGCAPQALILCYEVGRDTVTGVESVKIPPLAEIKKMFELMANIHQRCEVIGIAINSRRIDAAAAAAERARIKAEFGLPACDVLRDGPDELVDAVIAFHQRGGWQG